A region of Vigna radiata var. radiata cultivar VC1973A chromosome 10, Vradiata_ver6, whole genome shotgun sequence DNA encodes the following proteins:
- the LOC106774461 gene encoding bifunctional 3-dehydroquinate dehydratase/shikimate dehydrogenase, chloroplastic isoform X3, with protein sequence MGSANQVFNICAPITNEQQSVSVEQIVNNMNHAKAEGADTVEVRLDCITSFHPLLHLKIILQNKPLPVLIANRKKWDGSLSKGDDSMLLEALQLALELGADFIEVELKEASCLPTLMEHKRNHNSHGKIIVSCYVDDITPPQEELLQLVARMQATGSDIIKLVTHAADITELTRIFSLFPHCQNLQVPLIAYSVGERGLISQLLCPKFGGFFVYGSLAGNPIPGIPSLDSLKEAYKLEGVNEDTKVFGLISKPVSHSKGPILHNPSFRHVNYNGIYVPMFVDDLKEFFSTYSSPDFSGFSVGIPYKEEVLRFCDEVHPLAQSIGAVNTIIRRPGDGKLVGYNTDCEAAITAIEDALIDRAKSLACAVSGEAQPYKELVNFEPEKGAILANATPIGMHPNTDRIPVAESTLEHYLLVFDAVYTPRRTRLLKEADAAGAKTVGGVEMFLRQAIGQFNLFTGLEAPIEFMREIVLSKF encoded by the exons atgGGTAGTGCTAACCAGGTGTTCAACATTTGTGCTCCAATCACAAATGAACAGCAATCTGTATCTGTTGAGCAGATTGTGAATAACATGAATCACGCAAAGGCAGAAGGTGCTGATACAGTAGAGGTTAGGCTGGACTGCATCACCAGCTTTCACCCTCTCCTTCACCTCAAAATCATCCTTCAAAATAAGCCACTACCCGTGCTTATTGCTAACAG GAAAAAATGGGATGGTAGTTTATCCAAAGGCGATGACAGCATGCTACTGGAAGCATTGCAATTAGCTCTGGAATTGGGAGCTGATTTCATAGAGGTTGAGCTGAAG GAAGCTTCTTGTCTTCCTACCTTGATGGAACATAAGAGAAATCATAACAGTCATGGAAAAATAATCGTTTCTTGTTATGTGGATGACATCACCCCTCCGCAAGAAGAACTCCTTCAACTTGTTGCACGCATGCAAGCAACTGGATCAGATATCATCAAACTTGTTACACATGCAGCTGATATAACAGAACTTACAAGAATATTTAGCTTGTTTCCTCATTGTCAG AATCTGCAGGTACCATTGATTGCTTACTCTGTTGGAGAAAGAGGACTTATAAGCCAGCTTCTATGTCCAAAATTTGGTGGGTTCTTTGTATATGGATCATTGGCAGGAAATCCAATCCCTGGTATCCCTTCTCTTGATAGTCTCAAGGAAGCCTATAAATTGGAGGGTGTCAATGAAGATACTAAAGTTTTTGGGCTCATCTCAAAACCAGTTAGCCACAGCAAAGGTCCTATATTGCATAATCCTTCCTTCAGACATGTAAACTACAATGGAATCTATGTCCCCATGTTTGTTGACGATCTTAAAGAGTTCTTTAGCACCTATTCAAGCCCTGATTTTTCAGGTTTTAG TGTTGGGATTCCATATAAGGAAGAAGTTCTAAGGTTTTGTGATGAAGTCCATCCGCTTGCTCAG TCTATAGGAGCTGTTAATACTATCATAAGAAGACCAGGAGATGGGAAGCTTGTTGGTTACAATACAGATTGTGAGGCTGCAATTACTGCAATTGAGGATGCACTCATTG acAGAGCAAAATCTCTTGCCTGTGCTGTATCTGGTGAGGCTCAGCCTTACAAAGAGTTGGTGAACTTTGAGCCAGAGAAAGGGGCAATTCTTGCAAATGCAACACCTATAGGAATGCATCCAAATACTGACAGAATTCCGGTGGCAGAG TCAACTTTGGAACATTACTTGTTAGTGTTTGATGCTGTATATACACCAAGAAGAACAAGATTATTGAAGGAAGCAGATGCTGCAGGAGCAAAAACTGTGGGTGGGGTAGAAATGTTCCTAAGGCAGGCTATTGGTCAGTTTAATCTTTTCACGGGCTTAGAAG CTCCTATAGAATTTATGCGAGAAATTGTTTTATCCAAGTTTTGA
- the LOC106774461 gene encoding bifunctional 3-dehydroquinate dehydratase/shikimate dehydrogenase, chloroplastic isoform X2 — MGSANQVFNICAPITNEQQSVSVEQIVNNMNHAKAEGADTVEVRLDCITSFHPLLHLKIILQNKPLPVLIANRKKWDGSLSKGDDSMLLEALQLALELGADFIEVELKEASCLPTLMEHKRNHNSHGKIIVSCYVDDITPPQEELLQLVARMQATGSDIIKLVTHAADITELTRIFSLFPHCQVPLIAYSVGERGLISQLLCPKFGGFFVYGSLAGNPIPGIPSLDSLKEAYKLEGVNEDTKVFGLISKPVSHSKGPILHNPSFRHVNYNGIYVPMFVDDLKEFFSTYSSPDFSGFSVGIPYKEEVLRFCDEVHPLAQSIGAVNTIIRRPGDGKLVGYNTDCEAAITAIEDALIEHGCNDGGASLGSALAGRLFVVVGAGGAGKALAFGAKSRGARLVIFDIDFDRAKSLACAVSGEAQPYKELVNFEPEKGAILANATPIGMHPNTDRIPVAESTLEHYLLVFDAVYTPRRTRLLKEADAAGAKTVGGVEMFLRQAIGQFNLFTGLEAPIEFMREIVLSKF; from the exons atgGGTAGTGCTAACCAGGTGTTCAACATTTGTGCTCCAATCACAAATGAACAGCAATCTGTATCTGTTGAGCAGATTGTGAATAACATGAATCACGCAAAGGCAGAAGGTGCTGATACAGTAGAGGTTAGGCTGGACTGCATCACCAGCTTTCACCCTCTCCTTCACCTCAAAATCATCCTTCAAAATAAGCCACTACCCGTGCTTATTGCTAACAG GAAAAAATGGGATGGTAGTTTATCCAAAGGCGATGACAGCATGCTACTGGAAGCATTGCAATTAGCTCTGGAATTGGGAGCTGATTTCATAGAGGTTGAGCTGAAG GAAGCTTCTTGTCTTCCTACCTTGATGGAACATAAGAGAAATCATAACAGTCATGGAAAAATAATCGTTTCTTGTTATGTGGATGACATCACCCCTCCGCAAGAAGAACTCCTTCAACTTGTTGCACGCATGCAAGCAACTGGATCAGATATCATCAAACTTGTTACACATGCAGCTGATATAACAGAACTTACAAGAATATTTAGCTTGTTTCCTCATTGTCAG GTACCATTGATTGCTTACTCTGTTGGAGAAAGAGGACTTATAAGCCAGCTTCTATGTCCAAAATTTGGTGGGTTCTTTGTATATGGATCATTGGCAGGAAATCCAATCCCTGGTATCCCTTCTCTTGATAGTCTCAAGGAAGCCTATAAATTGGAGGGTGTCAATGAAGATACTAAAGTTTTTGGGCTCATCTCAAAACCAGTTAGCCACAGCAAAGGTCCTATATTGCATAATCCTTCCTTCAGACATGTAAACTACAATGGAATCTATGTCCCCATGTTTGTTGACGATCTTAAAGAGTTCTTTAGCACCTATTCAAGCCCTGATTTTTCAGGTTTTAG TGTTGGGATTCCATATAAGGAAGAAGTTCTAAGGTTTTGTGATGAAGTCCATCCGCTTGCTCAG TCTATAGGAGCTGTTAATACTATCATAAGAAGACCAGGAGATGGGAAGCTTGTTGGTTACAATACAGATTGTGAGGCTGCAATTACTGCAATTGAGGATGCACTCATTG AACATGGTTGCAATGATGGTGGAGCATCTTTAGGTTCAGCCCTTGCTGGTCGATTGTTTGTGGTAGTTGGTGCGGGAGGTGCAGGGAAAGCACTTGCATTTGGTGCTAAAAGCAGAGGAGCTCGTCTAGTAATATTTGACATTGATTTTG acAGAGCAAAATCTCTTGCCTGTGCTGTATCTGGTGAGGCTCAGCCTTACAAAGAGTTGGTGAACTTTGAGCCAGAGAAAGGGGCAATTCTTGCAAATGCAACACCTATAGGAATGCATCCAAATACTGACAGAATTCCGGTGGCAGAG TCAACTTTGGAACATTACTTGTTAGTGTTTGATGCTGTATATACACCAAGAAGAACAAGATTATTGAAGGAAGCAGATGCTGCAGGAGCAAAAACTGTGGGTGGGGTAGAAATGTTCCTAAGGCAGGCTATTGGTCAGTTTAATCTTTTCACGGGCTTAGAAG CTCCTATAGAATTTATGCGAGAAATTGTTTTATCCAAGTTTTGA
- the LOC106774461 gene encoding bifunctional 3-dehydroquinate dehydratase/shikimate dehydrogenase, chloroplastic isoform X1 codes for MGSANQVFNICAPITNEQQSVSVEQIVNNMNHAKAEGADTVEVRLDCITSFHPLLHLKIILQNKPLPVLIANRKKWDGSLSKGDDSMLLEALQLALELGADFIEVELKEASCLPTLMEHKRNHNSHGKIIVSCYVDDITPPQEELLQLVARMQATGSDIIKLVTHAADITELTRIFSLFPHCQNLQVPLIAYSVGERGLISQLLCPKFGGFFVYGSLAGNPIPGIPSLDSLKEAYKLEGVNEDTKVFGLISKPVSHSKGPILHNPSFRHVNYNGIYVPMFVDDLKEFFSTYSSPDFSGFSVGIPYKEEVLRFCDEVHPLAQSIGAVNTIIRRPGDGKLVGYNTDCEAAITAIEDALIEHGCNDGGASLGSALAGRLFVVVGAGGAGKALAFGAKSRGARLVIFDIDFDRAKSLACAVSGEAQPYKELVNFEPEKGAILANATPIGMHPNTDRIPVAESTLEHYLLVFDAVYTPRRTRLLKEADAAGAKTVGGVEMFLRQAIGQFNLFTGLEAPIEFMREIVLSKF; via the exons atgGGTAGTGCTAACCAGGTGTTCAACATTTGTGCTCCAATCACAAATGAACAGCAATCTGTATCTGTTGAGCAGATTGTGAATAACATGAATCACGCAAAGGCAGAAGGTGCTGATACAGTAGAGGTTAGGCTGGACTGCATCACCAGCTTTCACCCTCTCCTTCACCTCAAAATCATCCTTCAAAATAAGCCACTACCCGTGCTTATTGCTAACAG GAAAAAATGGGATGGTAGTTTATCCAAAGGCGATGACAGCATGCTACTGGAAGCATTGCAATTAGCTCTGGAATTGGGAGCTGATTTCATAGAGGTTGAGCTGAAG GAAGCTTCTTGTCTTCCTACCTTGATGGAACATAAGAGAAATCATAACAGTCATGGAAAAATAATCGTTTCTTGTTATGTGGATGACATCACCCCTCCGCAAGAAGAACTCCTTCAACTTGTTGCACGCATGCAAGCAACTGGATCAGATATCATCAAACTTGTTACACATGCAGCTGATATAACAGAACTTACAAGAATATTTAGCTTGTTTCCTCATTGTCAG AATCTGCAGGTACCATTGATTGCTTACTCTGTTGGAGAAAGAGGACTTATAAGCCAGCTTCTATGTCCAAAATTTGGTGGGTTCTTTGTATATGGATCATTGGCAGGAAATCCAATCCCTGGTATCCCTTCTCTTGATAGTCTCAAGGAAGCCTATAAATTGGAGGGTGTCAATGAAGATACTAAAGTTTTTGGGCTCATCTCAAAACCAGTTAGCCACAGCAAAGGTCCTATATTGCATAATCCTTCCTTCAGACATGTAAACTACAATGGAATCTATGTCCCCATGTTTGTTGACGATCTTAAAGAGTTCTTTAGCACCTATTCAAGCCCTGATTTTTCAGGTTTTAG TGTTGGGATTCCATATAAGGAAGAAGTTCTAAGGTTTTGTGATGAAGTCCATCCGCTTGCTCAG TCTATAGGAGCTGTTAATACTATCATAAGAAGACCAGGAGATGGGAAGCTTGTTGGTTACAATACAGATTGTGAGGCTGCAATTACTGCAATTGAGGATGCACTCATTG AACATGGTTGCAATGATGGTGGAGCATCTTTAGGTTCAGCCCTTGCTGGTCGATTGTTTGTGGTAGTTGGTGCGGGAGGTGCAGGGAAAGCACTTGCATTTGGTGCTAAAAGCAGAGGAGCTCGTCTAGTAATATTTGACATTGATTTTG acAGAGCAAAATCTCTTGCCTGTGCTGTATCTGGTGAGGCTCAGCCTTACAAAGAGTTGGTGAACTTTGAGCCAGAGAAAGGGGCAATTCTTGCAAATGCAACACCTATAGGAATGCATCCAAATACTGACAGAATTCCGGTGGCAGAG TCAACTTTGGAACATTACTTGTTAGTGTTTGATGCTGTATATACACCAAGAAGAACAAGATTATTGAAGGAAGCAGATGCTGCAGGAGCAAAAACTGTGGGTGGGGTAGAAATGTTCCTAAGGCAGGCTATTGGTCAGTTTAATCTTTTCACGGGCTTAGAAG CTCCTATAGAATTTATGCGAGAAATTGTTTTATCCAAGTTTTGA
- the LOC106774523 gene encoding trafficking protein particle complex subunit 6B → MVREVSESCVDSLLTEMVACYCNRFYANKPELAARRIEAIGYQVGHQLSERYTMERPRFTDHLEAIKFICKDFWSELFKKQIDNLKTNHRGTFVLQDNKFRWLARMSVDPSTDNAGSVEDNNSPTAENKAAHAMSMHLYFPCGIIRGALSNLGIPCAVSADISNLPACSFVVRIKA, encoded by the exons TGAAGTTTCAGAGAGTTGCGTTGATAGCTTATTGACGGAGATGGTGGCGTGTTACTGCAATCGATTCTACGCCAACAAGCCTGAACTCGCTGCACGCAGGATCGAGGCCATTGGATATCAGGTCGGTCACCAGCTTTCTGAAAG GTATACTATGGAGCGGCCTCGGTTCACGGATCATCTGGAAGCAATCAAGTTCATCTGCAAGGATTTTTGGTCTGAGCTATTTAAGAAGCAGATAGACAACTTGAAGACAAACCATAGG GGTACATTTGTATTGCAAGATAATAAATTTCGCTGGCTGGCACGCATGTCAGTTGATCCATCCACTGATAATGCTGGTTCGGTTGAGGATAACAATTCACCTACAGCTGAAAACAAGGCGGCACATGCAATGAGCATGCATCTTTATTTCCCATGCGGGATCATTAGAGGAGCTCTTTCCAACTTGGGAATTCCTTGTGCAGTTTCTGCGGATATATCAAACCTTCCTGCAT GTTCGTTTGTGGTCCGTATAAAAGCATGA